The Methylomagnum ishizawai genome has a window encoding:
- a CDS encoding DUF4331 domain-containing protein, whose protein sequence is MFHARLLPSCLATALLAGIVSTPAQAASHREAPLIAQQPAADITDVYAFRSWKNPANAVFIMNVIPSQEPSAAPNYFFFDPGLVYEFHLDTNQDGMADDIVYQVRFATELRSPFDDLPLSFAGVDTVPGLPPAIRHLDGPGSEGLGLRQSYTVTRIANGVASEVGHGFAVPSNTGPRTMPDYEALAAEGIVPLAGGGMAFAGQREETFYIDLGATFDTLNFRQAPILSPDQDAERTRNPFGNDMFSGFNVSSIALEVPIGQLGGDPKAVVGFYASTSRVAANGDLRPLARMGNPLINELVIGTGMKDVWNMTDPSKEAKFLDFYLNPRLAGLLNLAFGTNFQTTNRTDLVQALLRYPGQKPGACTKANPCSELLRLNLGAMPTPPGKQQRLGGLAGDGAGFPNGRRPNDDVTDIALRVVAGALLGPVPALGDGVNFNIGAKGSHLTANGIYTEFPYLPTPYDGRDRRHIDCGEAKANPC, encoded by the coding sequence ATGTTCCATGCGCGTTTATTACCGTCCTGCCTGGCGACCGCGCTGCTGGCCGGGATCGTTTCCACACCGGCCCAGGCCGCCAGCCACCGCGAAGCCCCCTTGATCGCCCAGCAACCGGCGGCGGATATCACCGATGTCTACGCCTTCCGTAGCTGGAAGAACCCCGCCAACGCGGTGTTCATCATGAATGTGATCCCGTCCCAGGAACCCAGCGCCGCTCCCAATTATTTCTTTTTCGATCCCGGCCTGGTCTATGAATTCCACCTGGATACCAACCAGGATGGGATGGCCGACGATATCGTCTATCAAGTCAGGTTCGCCACCGAGCTAAGGTCGCCGTTCGACGATCTGCCGCTGTCCTTCGCCGGGGTGGACACGGTGCCGGGCTTGCCGCCCGCCATCCGCCATCTGGACGGTCCCGGCTCGGAAGGGCTGGGCCTGCGGCAGAGCTACACCGTGACCCGCATCGCCAATGGCGTTGCCAGCGAGGTGGGGCATGGGTTCGCCGTGCCTTCCAACACCGGGCCGCGCACCATGCCCGATTACGAAGCCCTGGCCGCCGAGGGCATCGTGCCGCTGGCGGGCGGGGGCATGGCCTTCGCCGGGCAGCGCGAGGAAACCTTCTACATCGACCTGGGCGCGACCTTCGATACCCTGAACTTCCGCCAAGCCCCCATCCTCAGCCCGGACCAGGACGCCGAGCGGACCAGGAATCCCTTCGGCAACGATATGTTCTCCGGCTTCAATGTCAGCAGCATCGCGCTGGAAGTGCCCATCGGCCAACTCGGCGGCGATCCCAAGGCGGTGGTCGGTTTCTACGCCTCGACCAGCCGGGTCGCGGCCAACGGCGATCTCCGGCCATTGGCGCGGATGGGCAATCCCCTCATCAACGAATTGGTGATCGGCACCGGCATGAAGGACGTCTGGAACATGACCGACCCCAGCAAGGAGGCCAAATTCCTGGATTTCTATTTGAATCCCAGGCTGGCGGGCTTGCTCAATCTGGCGTTCGGGACCAATTTCCAGACCACCAACCGCACCGATTTGGTCCAGGCGTTGCTGCGCTATCCCGGCCAGAAGCCCGGTGCTTGCACCAAGGCCAATCCTTGTTCCGAATTGCTGCGCTTGAACCTCGGGGCGATGCCGACCCCGCCCGGCAAGCAACAGCGTTTAGGCGGTTTGGCGGGTGATGGGGCCGGTTTCCCCAATGGCCGCCGTCCCAACGACGACGTGACCGATATCGCGCTGCGGGTGGTGGCCGGTGCCTTGCTGGGGCCGGTGCCGGCCCTGGGCGATGGGGTCAATTTCAACATCGGCGCGAAAGGTTCCCACCTGACCGCCAACGGCATCTACACCGAGTTCCCCTATCTGCCCACGCCCTACGATGGCCGCGACCGCCGCCATATCGATTGCGGCGAGGCCAAGGCCAATCCGTGCTGA